Proteins encoded in a region of the Pseudomonas syringae KCTC 12500 genome:
- a CDS encoding YagU family protein — protein MNTRAYGVAALAGFVGGNVSSFIKWGTEIPFPPRTPDRPVPPVEMLDSLGINAQQLTYVYSEHVVNYGSALVHHGFSIFFAMFYCLLVLRFPRTALWQGLGFGLLMTLGFHGVILPAFHWAPPLWELPASELLSETFGHLLWMWVIEVIRRDLQQRWLPHTRPA, from the coding sequence TTGAACACGCGAGCGTATGGTGTCGCCGCACTGGCCGGCTTTGTCGGGGGCAATGTTTCCAGTTTCATCAAATGGGGCACGGAAATACCCTTCCCGCCTCGCACGCCGGACCGCCCGGTCCCGCCCGTGGAGATGCTTGATTCGCTGGGCATCAACGCTCAGCAGCTGACTTATGTGTATTCCGAGCATGTGGTGAATTACGGCAGTGCTCTGGTCCACCATGGCTTTTCCATCTTCTTCGCCATGTTCTATTGCCTGCTTGTACTCAGGTTTCCGCGCACCGCCCTGTGGCAGGGTCTGGGTTTCGGCCTGTTGATGACCCTGGGGTTTCACGGCGTCATCCTGCCAGCGTTTCATTGGGCACCGCCGCTGTGGGAGCTGCCCGCGTCGGAGTTACTGTCTGAAACGTTCGGGCACTTGCTGTGGATGTGGGTGATCGAAGTCATACGTCGGGATTTGCAGCAGCGCTGGCTGCCTCACACCCGACCGGCCTGA
- a CDS encoding LysR family transcriptional regulator has translation MIDLKLMRQYVVVAETLNFRKAAQRLNMSQPPLSVAIRRLEECLGVQLLQRSTRSTQLTAAGVVFLAEARQTLLQAERACEMARRAAAGMLGTIRLGFVDSVVDGLLPALLRRYQAANPNVDIQLQEATPPEQLEGLRNDRLDVGILVLPVIDPGNIQIEPLFEDRMVAVLPQDHPLAEQTSIGLAALADQPWILFAPHHGPGMHSHILLACASAGFTPRVVQQPRQMQTTAALVAGGMGVALMPQRYARRQPGRLACRELTGPGTPVAYVLALAYRELSPCAQSLREVIMELVQSPAFKLASAES, from the coding sequence ATGATTGATTTGAAATTGATGCGTCAGTACGTGGTGGTTGCTGAAACCTTGAATTTTCGCAAGGCCGCGCAGCGCTTGAACATGTCACAGCCGCCCCTGAGCGTTGCGATTCGTCGTCTGGAAGAATGTCTGGGCGTGCAGTTGTTGCAGCGCAGTACGCGTTCCACGCAATTGACCGCTGCGGGCGTCGTGTTTCTGGCCGAGGCTCGGCAGACGTTATTGCAGGCCGAACGGGCCTGCGAAATGGCACGTCGCGCTGCGGCAGGCATGCTCGGTACGATTCGCCTAGGCTTTGTCGACAGCGTTGTCGATGGTTTGCTACCGGCGCTGCTGCGTCGCTATCAGGCAGCGAACCCGAACGTCGATATTCAACTGCAGGAGGCCACCCCACCCGAGCAGCTTGAAGGCCTGCGCAATGACCGGCTGGACGTCGGCATTCTGGTGTTGCCGGTCATCGATCCGGGCAATATTCAGATCGAGCCGCTGTTCGAGGACCGCATGGTCGCGGTGCTGCCGCAGGATCATCCCTTGGCCGAGCAGACATCCATCGGTCTTGCGGCGTTGGCAGACCAACCCTGGATTCTGTTCGCCCCGCATCATGGCCCGGGCATGCACTCGCACATTCTGCTGGCCTGCGCCAGTGCAGGCTTTACCCCTCGGGTCGTGCAACAGCCTCGCCAGATGCAGACCACCGCCGCGCTGGTCGCCGGAGGAATGGGCGTGGCGCTCATGCCGCAGCGCTATGCCCGACGTCAGCCGGGGCGGCTTGCCTGTCGCGAGCTGACGGGGCCGGGTACACCTGTCGCCTATGTGCTGGCGCTGGCGTATCGCGAGCTGTCTCCGTGTGCACAGTCATTGCGCGAAGTGATCATGGAGCTGGTTCAGTCGCCGGCGTTCAAGCTGGCGTCCGCCGAGTCATGA